A region from the Prochlorococcus marinus XMU1408 genome encodes:
- the arfB gene encoding alternative ribosome rescue aminoacyl-tRNA hydrolase ArfB, with the protein MNLRVNSKLEILANEIHWRFSRSSGAGGQNLNKTDSRVEIVFNVFESKTLTPYQKHRISIQNEIKLINGCICIAVQDKRTQYHNRQLALRRLALTLRELLKPPPKKRRKTIPTFSSQRKRVESKKRRGELKRNRQSKIDY; encoded by the coding sequence ATGAATCTTAGGGTAAATTCGAAGCTTGAAATTCTAGCTAACGAAATACATTGGAGATTTTCTAGATCATCAGGAGCAGGAGGACAGAACCTGAATAAGACAGATAGTCGAGTTGAAATTGTATTTAATGTATTTGAATCCAAAACCTTAACTCCATACCAAAAGCATAGAATTTCAATTCAGAATGAAATTAAACTCATTAATGGTTGTATTTGCATAGCTGTTCAGGATAAGAGAACTCAATATCACAATAGACAATTAGCTTTAAGGAGACTTGCTTTAACCTTGCGAGAGCTTTTAAAGCCACCTCCTAAGAAGAGAAGGAAGACCATACCAACATTTTCATCTCAAAGGAAGAGGGTTGAGTCCAAAAAGAGACGAGGTGAATTAAAAAGAAATAGACAATCAAAAATAGATTATTGA